AACCAGATGTGTATATATCAGGTAGAATTGTAGATATTAGGCGAATAACTGAAACATCCTTATTGATTTTCCATGTGTGTATTATCTTTAATGTATGTTTAATGTATGGGATTTCCAGGATATATGTTCTCATCTTAGTTTTATGGCATGATAAGAAAAAGTAGTGTGGAACTAAGTTAAGAAATAGTTTGTAAGATCGCAAgtaagaaagaaaaattaaaaataaaatgagtgtATTCATCAACCTCGACGAAAACGGAggcattttcattcatttttggtCCTTCGAACCTTTCGTAAGAAAGAATGAACCAGCGAAAGGTATTCTACATCAAAGAGTAGAATGAAGCAGAAAAACAGTCCCTCTACGAAGAAACTCCGTGGACAAACGATAGAGGAAAAAGTCAAATAGAAGACAACGAAGAAGATTACGAAGACGATTACGAAGAAGATAGCGAAGACGGTTACGAAGCCGATAACGAAGACGATAACGAGGAAGATAGCGAAGAGGATAACGAAGACGATTACGAGGAGGAGAACGGAGACGATAACGAGGAAGATAACGAAGAAAATACCGAAGACGATAACGAACATGATAGCGATAACGAAGATAACGAAAAGGACAAATACGATGAAGCGAGAACAAAAGTACGAAAGGAGAGCGAAAAAACAATAACGGAGAGTTGATTTATGCTGCCACGATAGATCAACGACGAAGAAAAATGAAGAGGAGAACAAGACTACGGCATAAAAACATCTAAGAAACGGACGAAGTTATAAAAAATGCCTAGCAGTGATAATTGTATGCTAAAATGCTAAATACATCTGAAGGTGGAGGTTACCGTGTGCATATGATACCAGGCACGATTAAAACGGTGGAGGATGAAGCACTCAGAAAGAAAGGTGGAAAAGAGAAAAACGACAAATATTATGGCTTGAGGGCTTTCGCTAACATGCAGGAACTTCAGGATATATTAATTATGCTGATATTCAAGATGCCCGTCAGCAAGTTGTGCCGATAATACATCTTTCACACCACACCACTTATCCTAAAAGATTCTTGGAAAGCGATCCACATTTCACTTCGGGGCCGCGCAGAATGTTTGAATTTCTCAAACATCATTGATCGTAAGCAAACACATGGTGCTATCAATACTGTAAACCAGATGTGTCTATAGCAGGTAGAATTGTAGATATTGGGTGAATAGCTGAAACATCCTTATTGATTTTCCAAGTGTGTATTATCTTTTATATATACGTTACGATAATTAATGCTACCTAGAGTTTAATGTATGGGATTTCCAGGATATATGTTCTCATCTTAGTTTTATGGCATGATAAGAAAAAGTAGTGTGGAACTAGGTTAAGAAATAGTTTGTAAGATCGCAAgtaagaaagaaaaattaaaaataaaatgagtgtATTCATCAACCTCGACCCAAGTGGGTGCATTTTTATTCACAtggctaaaaattttatactttaaACCTGCGAAAAAGACTTGCGAAAAAATTCAATGGTTATAATAACCCATTGTGAATTTtcgattggataaaatttttagacaacGATTGGTTGTCAATGGTTACAATAACCTATTGTGAATTTTCGATTGGAAAAAATTGTTAGACAACGATTAGtgattttgttttagttctaATAAGTTTATGAATAACATATAGTAGGTATACTTGCGTGTGATACCAATGTTTCGATGTGATACGAAGTTATTCCATTATTTATACCCTCCTATGTTGGAAGGTTTATCATTTCAGTCGTAGGAAAGAGTTCGTGCGACTTAGAGAAACTGGCGTTCATAGTGAATAGATTTCGAAAAATCTCGAACAAAATCCCCAAAATTCTTGAAATTCCAATCTCAAAAAAGTTGTTCCCATTCACGGAAAAAGTTgccaatttgaagaaaaatcccCAATGCTAGCAACGCTTGTTTGGATACACTActacaattaaaattgattattGCCTAATCAACAGGGGAAAATCTCTAATCCCCTGTTGAATGTACACAACATGCCCCATGTCTTCCACCCGACGTCTATTATAATATTAGTCTGGTATATATATCACAcaccaaattaaattatatttatgtacatatatatatatttactctCATTTTTCAGATTATCTATTCCTTTCTCTCAGTTGGCTGGGGACTTATCTCAGATATCGATATTGAAAGTGAACGTTTACGCCCTTTGGGTTACCGAAGGTTTACTATATGGACATTACATCGTTTAATAAAGTTAAGAACGTATAAAGGTCGCATATCATATTTACTGAAAAACGAATGCTCGCCATATGAAAATGTGCCACCAAAATCTGTCTCGAAAAATGTGAGCGTAGAGCGTAGTTTAAGTTGTAATTTCATCCCCTCGAACTTAACAAAAAGCTATAATAATGGTGGTCACATTAGAGATACCGACTTTGAAGatgttatctctttagaaaccgTGGCGAATCCATCATTTCGATCGAGATGTGGTAGCTGGTTATCTTCCGGTTCCAGAAGAAGTACCTACTATTCCATCGCAGAAAGTGTTTACCATAGCATTTCTGATAGTGAATACAATCCCCTAAACGATGAAGTGGAGACTAACGAAAATGATAACATGGAATATATTTGCCTAAGCAAGAAAAGGGCAATGCCACTCCCTTCAGACGAGTGGGTAGTGGAGGATGGTGAGTTTGTTATGATTCACGCTGCATACCAATCACACCTTAGCAGTGATTGTCACTTCGCACCACAGTCAATGCTTAATGATGGAACTATTCATTTGGTGATTATATATGGAGGTATAAGCAGATCCCAACTCTTAACTTTTCTTATCAACATGAGTTCTGGGACTCATCTACCTTCTGAGAACACAGATTACATAAGAGTAGTTCGGGTGGAAGCATTCCATTTGGAACCCCATgaaaataatggaataattACCGTTGACGGCGAGCGAGTAAAGTGTGCCCCATTGCGAGCAAGAATTATACCCAAATCTGTAAATATAATGATTCCCAACAACATGCAATAATAAAAATCGCCAAAGAAATCGGATATTGATCTATCATGCTAAATGCGTAGTTTATTGATAGTCACTTTAAGAATTCGGAAGGCAGATTGTACTAAGAACATCAATCCCTTAAAAGCCACTTTAAAAATTTAGTGCTAGTATTTACGATAATCTCTTAATCGGTATCCATCAtaacagaaatatttttattaagcgTTTGGTATTTTTCTAAAGGTGCTCTACTGTGTTACTTTATATCCTTTGTCCGCTTTAAACTAACATCATCTTCTCTGAAGTGATCAACATAGAAGTGGTGTACATCGCACATTttggtgttattttttttttcttttttttgcatatGCGTATCCCTTGGAATtaacatacactggtagaaaaacaggCTGTACGTGGCCATTACCGTTAGGTATTAATAGATTGGTTCACGttactttttaattttgataccacTTTATATCAAATCATTTGCAGCCTACATTATTATGGAATTAACTATTACATCACCGTAACATATGATATgtgttggtagtttatttttttatattttataacaatATTTCTGTCATAACATGACCACCGAAAAAATAATTCAGTGAATATTGCGGAATAGAGGTAAGTATAATATTTTTAGCATTATTAATGTTTACAAAtgcgaaatttcttcaattagatGCGTAAGTGACATACAAAAACCATCCAAATACCACAACAGACGACTTGAGGGAAGCAGTGCCTGAAGTGTGACATGGAGCTGAATTGGGagaaaaactttccatagagaaATGATTAGGTGCATGTATGTATGTTATGTATTAaatgaattaaagaaataaagacattttacgtatgttttattaattaataccCGGTTGATATTAAACCCAATACCGTTTAGGTATTATTTAGTAATACCGTTCTGTTTATACATCAATatctttagggtataaataataataccgcttaggtattattttcaataccatattggTATTTTCATCCTTTCCGTACCGGCTGTACCgttcggtattgatattgtactATACGGTGTTGGTtaactatcaataacgtacggtatcaatttgagcccgtatggtaataattttttaattggtgtaCAAGCACCAAACTTCCTGTACTGAGTGCGTC
This is a stretch of genomic DNA from Haematobia irritans isolate KBUSLIRL chromosome 4, ASM5000362v1, whole genome shotgun sequence. It encodes these proteins:
- the LOC142235617 gene encoding uncharacterized protein LOC142235617; amino-acid sequence: MSVFINLDENGGIFIHFWSFEPFNEAEKQSLYEETPWTNDRGKSQIEDNEEDYEDDYEEDSEDGYEADNEDDNEEDSEEDNEDDYEEENGDDNEEDNEENTEDDNEHDSDNEDNEKDKYDEARTKVRKESEKTITES
- the LOC142235618 gene encoding sphingosine kinase 2-like, with translation MLNTSEGGGYRVHMIPGTIKTVEDEALRKKGGKEKNDKYYGLRAFANMQELQDILIMLIFKMPIIYSFLSVGWGLISDIDIESERLRPLGYRRFTIWTLHRLIKLRTYKGRISYLLKNECSPYENVPPKSVSKNVSVERSLSCNFIPSNLTKSYNNGGHIRDTDFEDVISLETVANPSFRSRCGSWLSSGSRRSTYYSIAESVYHSISDSEYNPLNDEVETNENDNMEYICLSKKRAMPLPSDEWVVEDGEFVMIHAAYQSHLSSDCHFAPQSMLNDGTIHLVIIYGGISRSQLLTFLINMSSGTHLPSENTDYIRVVRVEAFHLEPHENNGIITVDGERVKCAPLRARIIPKSVNIMIPNNMQ